Proteins encoded together in one Terriglobus saanensis SP1PR4 window:
- a CDS encoding xanthine dehydrogenase family protein molybdopterin-binding subunit: protein MSKDPFNAWIRIHPDGQIQLVLNKSEMGQGVFTALPMILAEEAEIDFSRITVIQADDADGTGGSGSVAGGYKPLRQAGAQVREVMIAAAARRWAVPTAQCRARNSQIIDTSSGRTLSYAALVKEARRLPLPDAKTVPLKDPKDFSLLGRSVRHLDIPHKVKGAARFGLDVRLPGMVYAVVAQCPYFRGELVSYDAAKAKAIPGVLEVFDIPTDLQSANKNTREVAVVATNTWAAIQGRNALATEWKSGQYHDESTETLTTQLRAALDAPEYWNSTNTELNPDIVPAAKRLEAIYEFPFLAHVTMEPMNITVSLEGGRCEIWSPTQAGEGTRETAAKLLGIDKKNVTVHVTFMGGGFGRRFGAPFDHQAIHIARSVRRPVQLIWTREDDFTHDRYRPAGMHRLRAGIDQEGTLVSWTDRLVDTTIIGQGDPKQAQLFELGGALDQPYPAQHFRISYVPIDSGATRGAWRGVEISFNVFAVESFIDELAHLAGQDPCLYRRRLFENTAAQTRTPRSNFDGALADPKRMIEMLDLTAEKAAWGKPLGVHRGRGISCFFSKTTYLAQVTEVTVKKGNISVDRVVTVVDPGTVINMNGIRAQIEGAILMGLSATLKERITVKDGMIQQQNFNSYDLLRMPDTPHLETHLVEGGRLPGGIGEPPLALIAPSVGNAIFAATGKRLRKLPLQLDEVSS from the coding sequence GTGTCGAAAGATCCTTTTAACGCCTGGATCCGCATTCATCCCGACGGACAGATCCAACTCGTTTTGAACAAATCCGAGATGGGCCAGGGAGTCTTTACGGCGTTGCCCATGATCCTTGCCGAAGAGGCCGAGATCGATTTCTCGCGGATCACCGTCATTCAGGCAGACGATGCTGATGGTACCGGAGGGAGCGGTTCCGTCGCTGGTGGTTACAAGCCTCTCCGTCAGGCCGGAGCACAAGTTCGCGAGGTCATGATTGCCGCGGCTGCACGCCGGTGGGCCGTCCCCACAGCCCAATGCCGCGCTCGGAATAGTCAGATTATTGACACATCTTCAGGACGCACACTCTCTTACGCTGCCCTCGTCAAAGAGGCTCGTCGCCTTCCACTGCCTGATGCGAAGACAGTCCCGCTGAAAGATCCAAAAGATTTCTCGCTTCTCGGTCGTTCGGTCCGTCACCTCGACATCCCCCACAAGGTGAAGGGAGCAGCGCGGTTCGGCCTCGATGTTCGCCTGCCCGGAATGGTATACGCTGTCGTAGCTCAGTGCCCGTACTTTCGTGGCGAACTTGTAAGTTACGATGCCGCCAAGGCCAAAGCGATCCCCGGTGTTCTCGAAGTCTTCGATATCCCCACTGACCTGCAATCAGCAAACAAAAACACGCGAGAAGTTGCTGTAGTGGCGACCAACACTTGGGCCGCCATCCAGGGCCGCAACGCGTTGGCGACCGAATGGAAGTCGGGTCAGTATCATGACGAATCTACTGAAACCCTCACCACGCAGTTGCGAGCCGCACTTGACGCTCCGGAATACTGGAACTCGACCAATACCGAGCTCAATCCCGATATCGTCCCTGCCGCCAAACGTCTTGAAGCCATTTACGAGTTCCCTTTCCTTGCTCACGTCACCATGGAACCGATGAACATCACGGTCAGCCTCGAAGGAGGCCGTTGCGAAATATGGTCTCCGACACAGGCAGGAGAAGGTACCCGGGAGACTGCCGCTAAACTCCTCGGTATCGATAAAAAGAATGTCACCGTCCATGTAACCTTCATGGGTGGGGGTTTCGGTCGCCGCTTCGGCGCACCTTTCGATCACCAGGCCATCCATATCGCTCGGAGTGTCCGACGCCCCGTCCAGCTTATCTGGACCCGAGAAGACGACTTCACGCATGATCGCTACCGTCCTGCAGGCATGCATCGTCTCCGCGCTGGCATCGATCAAGAAGGAACTCTGGTTTCGTGGACGGATCGTCTAGTCGACACCACTATCATCGGCCAAGGCGACCCCAAACAAGCTCAGCTCTTTGAACTCGGCGGAGCCCTCGATCAACCTTATCCGGCGCAACATTTTCGAATATCCTATGTGCCCATCGATAGCGGCGCCACTCGCGGGGCGTGGCGCGGCGTCGAAATATCCTTCAATGTCTTTGCTGTCGAAAGTTTCATCGATGAACTTGCTCACCTCGCAGGACAAGATCCCTGTCTCTATCGCCGCCGTCTATTTGAGAACACCGCCGCTCAGACCCGCACTCCGAGATCGAACTTCGATGGGGCGCTCGCCGATCCCAAGCGCATGATAGAAATGCTCGACCTGACAGCAGAGAAGGCCGCCTGGGGTAAGCCGCTCGGTGTCCATCGTGGGAGAGGTATATCCTGTTTCTTCTCGAAGACCACCTATCTCGCTCAGGTTACGGAAGTCACGGTCAAGAAGGGCAACATAAGCGTTGACCGCGTTGTCACGGTGGTCGATCCGGGTACGGTCATTAACATGAATGGCATCCGTGCACAAATTGAGGGTGCCATCCTCATGGGCCTGAGCGCCACTCTCAAGGAACGCATCACCGTCAAAGACGGCATGATTCAGCAACAGAACTTCAATAGTTATGACCTGCTGAGAATGCCTGATACACCGCACCTCGAGACCCACCTCGTCGAAGGAGGCCGTCTTCCCGGAGGGATCGGTGAACCGCCGCTTGCCCTTATCGCTCCCAGCGTTGGAAATGCGATCTTCGCCGCGACTGGAAAACGCCTGCGTAAATTGCCCCTGCAACTTGACGAGGTATCTTCATGA
- a CDS encoding Ig-like domain-containing protein — protein sequence MFRTLPAPTPPTIISTVPANLAVNVPINQALSATFSVAMTPATINATTFTLTGPGATPVTGAVAYVAAGSTATFTPSASLVPNTLYTATITAGAQNLADTPLAQNYVWTFTTGATVVVPPTVISTNPLAGATNVPANQAVSATFSVPMNPSTINSTTFMLTGPDTTPVAGLVAYAAIGNTLTFNPTANLLPNTLYTATITTGAQNLAGTGLASNYVWTFTTGAPIVVPPEIVSTLPVNGAINIPLTQVVSATFTKAMNPLTITDATFQLTQGGDAVAATLTYDAITFTATLTPTVALLPSTSYIATVTSGATDLAGNPLGTTGAANPWTFTTAAAIVPPPIVLGPTISLFGGFGGGAGITNQGLLSAINNGNIGTTGASSLITGFHDDSVVTLTGVNACTYTESPLNVALVGATATTPGTGLTTIFTAPGSSQPTTACPNEGTATTFATATQAALEAQAAYNTLQGLPPGITLSNTELGNRTLAPGTYTSATFYNITQGPLTLDAQGDANAYWIFQMGSSLQVGTPTESQSVVLINGAQASHVFWAVGGLPGAVINYGGGGTMVGTVISSPGITISSPGVAAITTINGRVIALNASITMVNTVINVQ from the coding sequence ATGTTTAGAACGCTTCCGGCGCCAACGCCGCCAACGATCATTTCGACAGTTCCTGCGAATCTGGCAGTGAATGTGCCGATCAACCAGGCTCTCAGCGCCACCTTCAGTGTGGCCATGACACCTGCCACGATCAACGCGACTACCTTCACGCTCACTGGACCGGGAGCCACTCCCGTGACGGGAGCAGTCGCCTACGTCGCCGCGGGTTCCACTGCGACTTTCACCCCGTCGGCAAGCCTTGTGCCGAACACGCTGTATACGGCTACGATCACCGCCGGGGCACAGAATCTGGCCGACACTCCGTTAGCCCAGAACTATGTCTGGACTTTCACTACCGGAGCAACGGTCGTTGTACCACCTACCGTAATTTCGACCAATCCCTTGGCCGGAGCTACGAACGTGCCGGCCAATCAAGCGGTCAGCGCCACGTTCAGCGTTCCGATGAATCCATCCACGATCAACTCGACAACCTTTATGCTGACGGGGCCGGATACCACGCCCGTCGCCGGTTTGGTTGCTTACGCGGCCATTGGAAATACGCTGACGTTCAACCCGACAGCGAATCTTTTGCCCAACACTCTGTATACGGCGACGATCACGACCGGAGCGCAAAATCTCGCGGGCACCGGCTTGGCTAGTAACTATGTCTGGACCTTCACCACCGGTGCGCCGATCGTTGTCCCGCCGGAGATTGTTTCGACGTTACCCGTAAATGGTGCCATTAACATTCCACTGACACAGGTTGTAAGCGCAACCTTCACTAAGGCAATGAATCCGCTGACGATCACCGACGCCACCTTCCAGCTTACGCAGGGTGGAGATGCGGTGGCCGCCACATTGACATATGACGCAATCACGTTCACAGCCACTCTCACACCCACGGTCGCATTACTCCCCAGTACCAGCTACATTGCAACGGTAACTTCCGGAGCAACGGATCTTGCAGGAAATCCTCTGGGGACCACAGGAGCGGCGAATCCTTGGACATTTACGACTGCTGCGGCCATTGTGCCGCCGCCGATCGTTCTTGGTCCGACCATCTCGCTCTTTGGAGGGTTTGGTGGTGGCGCCGGAATCACGAATCAGGGACTCCTATCGGCCATCAATAACGGAAATATCGGAACCACAGGTGCGTCGTCGCTCATCACCGGATTTCACGACGATAGCGTTGTGACTCTTACTGGTGTCAATGCGTGCACCTATACGGAGTCTCCGTTGAACGTAGCACTTGTGGGAGCGACGGCGACGACACCGGGAACGGGGCTCACCACGATCTTTACAGCCCCTGGCTCCAGCCAGCCCACGACGGCTTGCCCGAATGAGGGAACCGCCACTACCTTCGCCACCGCGACCCAGGCCGCGCTGGAAGCCCAGGCAGCCTACAACACACTGCAGGGTCTTCCTCCAGGGATCACGCTGTCGAATACCGAGCTTGGCAATCGTACCCTGGCTCCTGGCACTTACACCTCCGCAACCTTCTACAACATCACGCAAGGTCCGCTGACTCTCGACGCTCAAGGCGATGCCAATGCGTACTGGATCTTCCAGATGGGATCGTCTCTCCAGGTGGGCACGCCTACGGAATCCCAAAGCGTTGTTCTGATCAACGGTGCCCAGGCAAGCCATGTCTTCTGGGCGGTAGGTGGTCTTCCTGGCGCGGTCATCAACTACGGAGGAGGCGGAACGATGGTAGGAACCGTCATTTCGTCACCGGGAATCACGATTTCAAGTCCCGGAGTTGCCGCCATAACGACCATCAACGGCAGAGTGATCGCTTTGAACGCGTCGATCACAATGGTCAACACGGTTATCAACGTCCAGTAA
- a CDS encoding outer membrane protein, protein MKVFAGMFATLAVAVAVVPMWLLPKAAPAQTAVVAPASRAEHHDTPKVEVFLGYSRFGTVSNNTVTGNRMVGLNGGSASVAFNFNRYLGIVGDFGGYDDSQLQLTGTGVNQPLVVNSSGTAYTYVFGPRLSFRNQSRFTPFAQVLAGGVHASAVTVNGCAGAGCAVLPVQNSFAFTGGGGLDIRLTHRISIRAVQAEYMLTRFEGVVNGISTGSSASQNDLRLSSGLLFAFGGKQLSPPVQLACSVQPGTLFSGDPVTATATATNLNSKRKVVYSWTTSGGVVSSTDSTATISTTHLASGSYTVSGHVSQGDHVNQKAGCTAAFTVQPFDPPTVTCSASPSNVMPGDSAAITAQATSPQNRPLSYSYTATAGVISGTTSTANLSTSGTAPGTITVTCNVVDDLGKTATATTSVSINTLPVAAAPQTRELCAISFERDRKRPVRVDNEAKACLDNIALELQRESAGKLVIVGNYGNGETPKMAAARAINERRYLTQEKGIDAGRIESRVGSASGRTTTNTFVPAGVIYNQGDSTAIPQP, encoded by the coding sequence ATGAAAGTATTTGCGGGGATGTTCGCTACGCTGGCCGTTGCTGTAGCTGTAGTACCGATGTGGTTGCTTCCTAAAGCGGCTCCTGCCCAGACCGCAGTGGTGGCGCCTGCGTCGCGGGCGGAACACCATGACACGCCCAAGGTCGAGGTATTTCTGGGATATTCGCGGTTTGGGACCGTGTCGAATAATACGGTTACGGGCAATCGTATGGTCGGCCTCAATGGCGGGAGCGCTTCGGTTGCGTTCAACTTCAACCGCTATCTTGGGATCGTGGGTGACTTTGGCGGCTATGACGACAGCCAGTTGCAGCTCACGGGCACGGGAGTCAATCAGCCACTCGTCGTGAACTCCAGCGGGACGGCTTACACCTATGTCTTCGGCCCTCGGCTCTCGTTTCGCAACCAGAGCCGTTTCACGCCCTTCGCTCAGGTGCTCGCGGGAGGCGTTCATGCGTCTGCTGTGACTGTGAACGGTTGTGCCGGAGCGGGTTGTGCTGTCCTGCCCGTGCAGAACTCCTTCGCCTTCACCGGCGGCGGCGGTCTGGATATTCGCCTGACCCACCGCATTTCGATCCGCGCAGTGCAGGCGGAGTACATGCTCACGAGGTTCGAGGGCGTTGTCAATGGCATCTCTACCGGATCGAGCGCAAGCCAGAACGATCTGCGGCTCTCTTCAGGCTTGCTGTTTGCTTTCGGCGGTAAACAGCTATCGCCTCCCGTGCAGCTCGCCTGCAGTGTACAGCCGGGGACCTTGTTCTCCGGCGATCCTGTCACGGCTACTGCGACTGCAACGAATTTGAACTCGAAGCGCAAGGTCGTTTATAGCTGGACAACGAGCGGCGGTGTCGTGAGTAGCACGGATTCCACGGCGACCATCAGCACAACACATTTGGCGTCCGGCAGCTACACGGTTTCCGGCCATGTTTCGCAGGGTGATCATGTGAACCAGAAAGCCGGATGCACGGCTGCATTTACGGTGCAGCCGTTCGATCCTCCCACAGTGACCTGCTCTGCGAGTCCCTCGAACGTGATGCCTGGAGATAGCGCTGCGATTACGGCGCAGGCGACGAGCCCGCAGAACCGGCCACTCAGTTATTCCTACACCGCGACCGCGGGAGTCATCAGCGGAACCACCTCAACTGCCAACCTAAGCACAAGCGGTACGGCACCGGGCACGATTACGGTGACCTGCAACGTCGTTGACGATCTGGGCAAGACGGCTACCGCGACTACTAGCGTGAGCATCAACACGCTGCCGGTTGCTGCGGCTCCTCAGACCCGTGAGCTCTGTGCGATCTCGTTTGAGCGTGACCGAAAGCGCCCTGTGCGCGTGGATAACGAAGCAAAAGCCTGCCTGGACAATATCGCCCTGGAGTTACAGCGTGAGTCGGCTGGAAAGTTGGTCATCGTTGGGAACTATGGAAATGGCGAAACCCCAAAAATGGCTGCCGCACGAGCCATCAACGAGCGCCGCTATCTGACTCAGGAGAAAGGTATAGATGCAGGGCGGATTGAGTCACGCGTCGGCTCCGCAAGCGGACGGACGACAACGAACACCTTTGTTCCGGCTGGGGTGATCTACAACCAGGGTGACAGCACGGCCATCCCCCAACCCTGA
- a CDS encoding c-type cytochrome, whose amino-acid sequence MKEISLSLLDAFLASLLFLAISVPQAVVSQESAPPTVTNGKRVFNRSCSACHDTSGVTAKSGPELKNYYRRQPRPADATVRAIIQQGKGKMPAFNTLSKAQTGDLVAYLKTL is encoded by the coding sequence ATGAAAGAGATCTCGCTCTCTTTGCTAGATGCATTCTTGGCCTCACTTCTCTTTCTCGCTATTTCGGTTCCGCAGGCGGTGGTCTCCCAAGAGTCCGCGCCGCCGACTGTTACCAACGGCAAGCGCGTGTTCAACCGATCCTGTTCTGCCTGCCATGACACGAGCGGCGTAACCGCGAAGTCTGGTCCCGAACTCAAGAACTACTATCGCCGCCAACCTCGTCCAGCCGATGCCACGGTGCGCGCGATCATTCAGCAAGGAAAAGGCAAGATGCCCGCCTTCAACACTCTCAGCAAGGCGCAGACCGGCGATCTGGTGGCCTACCTCAAAACACTTTAG